The window CACCCCGGAAAGCTATTAACGGGGGCGGGGGCGAAATAACTCGGGGGCATTACCATGCCCCCTCATCCGGCACCTATGGTGCCGGACCGCTCCGCGGAACATATTTCGCCCTTTTAAAAACCGCTTTTTGACTCGTTCGAAGCTAAATTTCGCAGTCGCTCGGAGAGGTGCCAATATTATTTCAAGAGATTAAGTTGACATTTGGGAAATCGTGTGGTATTTTATACTATAATATTGCTCTATATACTTTTATTACCGTAAGTGTGGAGACGTAAGTGTCCATAACGAAAGATGATGTAAAATATATTGCCGCTCTCGCCAGGCTTAAATTGACCGAAAAAGAGACAGAGTATTTCACGGGCCAATTAAGCAGTATAATCGACTACATAGACCAATTGAAGGAATTGGATACCCGGAACATAGAGCCTACCACTCACCCAATGCCCATGCAGAATGTTTTCCGCCCCGATATTGTCAAGCCATCGCTCAACGCGGATGACGTTTTAAAGAATGCGCCGGCGAAGGAAAATAACCTTTTCAAAGTTCCCAGGATTATTGAGGAAAGTTAGATGGACCTAAACAGACATACGGCACTCGCCCTTTTGGAGATGATAAAAGCAGGGAAAGCCAATGCCCGGGAAGTGCTGGATGATGTCCTTAAAAGAATAGAGTCTGTCGACAAAAAGGTAAAAGCCTTTATCAATATCGCAAGCCCCGAAACATTGAAGCGCAGGCTCTCATCGCAGCCCAAAGGCAGGCTGAGCGGTATCCCCATTGTCTTAAAAGATAATCTTTGCCAAGAAGGGCAGCCGGCAACCTGTTCCTCAAAGATTCTTAAAGGATTCAATCCGCCTTACAACGCTACGGTAGTGGAAAAATTGGAAAAAGACGGTGCCGTTATAATCGGAAAGGCCAATATGGATGAGTTTGCTTTTGGCTCTTCCTGCGAAACATCTTCTTACGGCGCCACAAAAAATCCATGGGACCTTACGCGGATACCGGGCGGTTCGAGCGGCGGTTCCGCCGCGGCAGTAGCGGCAGACGAGACGATTTTAGCCCTCGGTTCGGATACGGGCGGTTCCATACGCCAGCCCGCCGCTTTATGCGGCGTTGTCGGATTAAAGCCGACTTACGGGCGCGTTTCGCGCTACGGGCTCATTGCATTTGCGTCAAGCCTGGATCAGATAGGTCCCATAGCTAAGGATGTTGCCGATTGCGCGCTGCTTCTTAATGTAATAGCGGGCTACGATGAAAAAGATTCCACATCTGTAAATGCGCC of the Candidatus Omnitrophota bacterium genome contains:
- the gatC gene encoding Asp-tRNA(Asn)/Glu-tRNA(Gln) amidotransferase subunit GatC, which produces MSITKDDVKYIAALARLKLTEKETEYFTGQLSSIIDYIDQLKELDTRNIEPTTHPMPMQNVFRPDIVKPSLNADDVLKNAPAKENNLFKVPRIIEES